A region from the Nonlabens sp. YIK11 genome encodes:
- a CDS encoding outer membrane beta-barrel protein: MEEEKNIDRLFQEKFQDFKPAAPAGSWDAIESKLDQAKKRPAVLPLWWKLAGVAAVLAVLISVFVWNPDDVTPVENMVVEEAPSSEETELHQGIANEEKQPANITDQQSNSIDSNPNQTKQSQESVVENSSEAAAAMPSSSKSKNGTSFKTKESTPQNKVTSQAQKDFIAQSEQTREPLDSRANGNDVDPQNAADSKSSSDPFQNSVNENVGDAMAMNQETKADEIQEKEETELESLEDIAAATAVTRQDEPMPRKKWSAATVVAPVYASSLSGSSISDRVSRENQNTQTDISYGVAISYAIDSRWSVRTGLHQVNMNYNNQDINYGLNGNTLILNNAEAMAIFDPSAVNAPAPAMFSSASSFDQELRNARILSNFKGEMSQQLGYLEMPFEVTYRLVDKKLGVNVLGGFSALFLTDNNVSIVNDSRRLDLGSDENFNSFNQSANFGIGLDYQFSKNIGLTLEPTFKYQLNSLKENTSDFRPYTVGVYTGLMYRF; encoded by the coding sequence ATGGAAGAAGAAAAGAACATAGACCGATTGTTCCAGGAGAAATTCCAGGATTTCAAACCAGCTGCTCCAGCTGGATCTTGGGATGCCATTGAGTCAAAACTGGATCAAGCTAAAAAGCGACCAGCGGTGCTACCTTTATGGTGGAAACTTGCCGGCGTCGCTGCAGTTCTAGCAGTTCTTATATCTGTATTTGTGTGGAATCCTGACGATGTTACTCCTGTTGAAAATATGGTTGTGGAAGAGGCACCATCTTCTGAAGAAACAGAACTTCATCAGGGAATTGCTAATGAGGAAAAGCAACCTGCTAACATAACAGATCAACAGTCTAACTCCATTGATTCCAATCCAAATCAAACCAAACAGTCTCAAGAAAGTGTTGTAGAGAATTCTAGTGAAGCTGCAGCCGCCATGCCCAGTAGTAGTAAGTCAAAAAATGGTACCTCTTTTAAAACCAAAGAATCCACGCCACAGAATAAGGTCACTAGTCAGGCGCAAAAAGATTTTATAGCTCAAAGCGAGCAAACTAGAGAACCATTGGATTCAAGGGCAAATGGTAATGATGTTGATCCACAAAATGCTGCTGATTCAAAATCGTCAAGTGATCCATTCCAGAATTCGGTAAATGAAAATGTTGGAGATGCCATGGCGATGAACCAAGAAACTAAAGCCGATGAAATTCAAGAAAAGGAAGAAACTGAATTAGAAAGTCTGGAAGATATTGCTGCCGCAACTGCTGTGACCCGCCAGGATGAACCTATGCCTAGAAAAAAATGGAGTGCTGCCACCGTTGTCGCACCTGTTTATGCAAGTAGCTTGAGTGGTTCATCTATTAGTGATCGCGTTTCTAGAGAAAATCAAAATACCCAAACCGACATAAGTTACGGAGTAGCCATCTCTTATGCGATCGATTCCCGTTGGAGTGTTCGTACCGGCTTACATCAAGTCAACATGAACTACAACAACCAGGATATCAATTATGGTTTGAATGGAAATACCCTAATTCTTAATAATGCAGAAGCCATGGCCATCTTTGATCCTAGCGCCGTCAACGCGCCAGCGCCGGCGATGTTCTCGAGTGCAAGTAGTTTTGATCAAGAATTGAGAAATGCCCGCATTCTGTCCAATTTTAAGGGCGAGATGAGTCAGCAATTGGGTTATCTGGAAATGCCCTTTGAAGTGACATATAGGCTGGTAGACAAAAAATTGGGAGTGAATGTTTTGGGTGGTTTTAGCGCGCTGTTTCTCACTGATAATAATGTAAGTATTGTAAACGATAGCCGCAGGTTGGATCTGGGCAGTGATGAAAATTTCAACAGCTTTAACCAGAGTGCCAATTTTGGTATAGGTCTGGACTATCAGTTTTCCAAAAATATCGGACTAACTCTAGAGCCTACGTTTAAATATCAGTTGAACTCGTTAAAAGAAAACACAAGTGACTTCAGACCTTACACCGTTGGTGTATATACCGGTTTGATGTATAGATTTTAA
- a CDS encoding lysophospholipid acyltransferase family protein has translation MKWIRYIVMPIYRVWFYVLLAIPILVMFPFLVLATISEKTYGIFFKMAQAWAAFVIYGMFWWPQIYRDAHMQKGQSYMLVANHTSMADIMLMLLVAKNPFVFVGKAELSKIPIFGFFYKRTCILVDRGDPQSRKAVFESASRRLDDGVGICIFPEGGVPSDRSILLDNFKDGAFRLAIEHQIPVVPMSFYDNKKRFPFSFFHGSPGRMRARTHEIQQTAGLQLPGDKVRFRESVRNIIYEDLVRQQNS, from the coding sequence ATGAAATGGATACGATATATTGTAATGCCTATTTATAGGGTTTGGTTTTATGTGCTACTCGCCATTCCTATTTTGGTCATGTTTCCGTTTCTTGTGTTGGCGACAATTTCAGAGAAAACCTATGGTATCTTTTTCAAGATGGCTCAAGCCTGGGCAGCGTTTGTTATCTACGGGATGTTCTGGTGGCCACAGATATATAGAGATGCTCACATGCAGAAGGGACAAAGCTATATGCTGGTGGCCAACCATACGAGCATGGCAGACATCATGCTCATGCTACTGGTAGCAAAAAACCCGTTTGTTTTTGTAGGTAAAGCAGAGCTTTCCAAAATTCCCATTTTTGGTTTTTTCTATAAGCGCACGTGTATTCTTGTAGATCGCGGTGACCCGCAAAGCCGCAAGGCCGTTTTTGAAAGCGCCAGCCGCAGACTGGATGATGGTGTTGGAATATGTATTTTTCCTGAAGGTGGTGTACCATCAGACCGGTCGATACTGCTGGATAACTTCAAGGATGGTGCCTTTAGACTGGCCATAGAGCATCAAATTCCCGTGGTTCCCATGAGTTTTTATGACAATAAAAAACGTTTTCCGTTCTCCTTTTTTCATGGATCGCCGGGACGCATGCGTGCAAGAACCCATGAGATCCAACAAACTGCTGGCTTGCAGTTGCCTGGAGATAAAGTTCGCTTTCGCGAAAGCGTAAGAAATATCATCTATGAAGATCTTGTCAGGCAACAGAATTCCTAA
- the trpS gene encoding tryptophan--tRNA ligase, whose protein sequence is MARVLTGIQSTGIPHLGNLLGAILPAIEMASQPDNDSFLFIADFHSLTQIKDGETLRENTYATAAAWMACGLDSSRTTFYRQSDVPQVTELNWYLNCFYPYQRLTLAHSFKDKSDRLNDVNAGLFTYPMLMAADILLYDAQVVPVGKDQLQHLEMARDVAGRFNNQMGDTLIEPQAKIQENTMYVPGTDGEKMSKSRGNLINIFLPEKQLKKQVMSIETDSTPLEEPKDPDTCNVFAIYKLIATAQQTAEMREKYEAGNYGYGHAKKALFELILFKFGKNRERFEHYMSNKHEIDAALKEGAAKAKLVADDVLSRVREKLGY, encoded by the coding sequence ATGGCTAGAGTACTTACGGGAATACAATCTACGGGAATACCACATTTAGGGAATTTATTGGGCGCCATCTTGCCAGCGATAGAAATGGCCTCACAACCTGATAATGATTCCTTCCTGTTCATTGCAGATTTTCATTCCTTGACGCAAATCAAGGATGGCGAAACTTTACGAGAAAACACGTATGCAACAGCTGCTGCCTGGATGGCTTGTGGACTGGATTCTAGTCGTACTACTTTTTATAGACAAAGCGATGTCCCGCAAGTCACAGAGCTTAACTGGTATCTCAATTGCTTTTATCCATATCAACGGTTGACACTGGCTCACAGTTTCAAGGATAAATCAGACCGATTGAATGATGTGAATGCCGGATTATTCACCTATCCTATGTTAATGGCAGCAGACATCTTGTTGTACGACGCGCAAGTTGTGCCTGTGGGAAAAGACCAACTGCAGCATCTTGAAATGGCACGTGATGTGGCAGGACGTTTTAATAATCAAATGGGCGATACGCTTATAGAGCCTCAAGCCAAAATCCAGGAAAATACGATGTATGTTCCAGGAACAGATGGTGAGAAAATGAGTAAATCCCGTGGTAATTTGATCAATATCTTTTTACCGGAAAAGCAGTTGAAAAAACAAGTCATGTCCATAGAAACGGACAGTACGCCGCTGGAAGAGCCTAAAGATCCCGACACCTGTAACGTTTTTGCGATTTACAAACTGATTGCTACTGCCCAGCAAACCGCAGAAATGCGTGAAAAATATGAAGCTGGAAATTACGGTTATGGACATGCTAAAAAAGCACTGTTTGAATTGATCTTGTTCAAATTTGGAAAAAATCGGGAACGTTTTGAGCACTATATGTCCAATAAACATGAAATAGATGCTGCTCTCAAAGAAGGTGCGGCAAAAGCTAAACTTGTTGCAGACGACGTCCTTTCTAGAGTTCGTGAAAAGCTGGGCTATTAA
- a CDS encoding DNA-processing protein DprA, which translates to MDKQELLSLLALKKAPLIGDIMAKKLIRTFGSAAAVFEQPYREIAAIEGIGEKKAQFIKAKDLFQKAENELKFIEENKLKYRVYYNDDYPERLQYCVDGPIIFFENGNINWNNPYTLSIVGTRQITSQGSAFLEKFMADIALLNPTIISGYAYGVDILAHKLSIEHGLQTVAVMAHGLNQTYPRNHAAHNNDVKKNGGFVTDFWSTDTFDRKNFLGRNRVIAGLSEATVVIESAEKGGSLVTADLASGYNREVFAVPGRVNDKYASGCNSLIKQSKAHLLTTAADIPYILGWQQNEVAVQKQLFVELDKDERAIYTVLKEQEKELLDIIALQVHMPVHKVASLLMSMELKGVVKPLPGKLFMLT; encoded by the coding sequence ATGGATAAACAAGAGCTGCTCTCACTTCTTGCCTTAAAAAAGGCACCGCTTATAGGCGATATCATGGCCAAAAAGTTGATCAGGACTTTTGGCAGTGCAGCAGCAGTCTTTGAACAACCTTATCGCGAAATTGCAGCCATTGAAGGCATAGGTGAGAAGAAAGCCCAATTCATTAAGGCAAAAGACCTTTTCCAAAAGGCCGAAAACGAGCTCAAGTTTATTGAAGAAAACAAGCTCAAGTATAGGGTTTACTATAATGATGACTATCCAGAGCGATTGCAGTATTGCGTTGATGGACCTATCATCTTCTTCGAAAACGGAAACATCAACTGGAACAATCCATACACCTTAAGTATTGTTGGCACACGCCAGATTACCAGTCAAGGCAGCGCTTTTTTGGAAAAATTCATGGCAGATATTGCTCTGCTCAATCCTACCATTATTAGCGGTTATGCGTATGGTGTGGATATACTGGCACACAAACTTTCTATCGAGCATGGCCTGCAAACTGTAGCAGTCATGGCGCATGGGCTGAATCAGACCTATCCTCGCAACCACGCCGCACATAATAATGACGTCAAGAAAAACGGCGGTTTTGTTACTGATTTTTGGAGCACAGACACCTTTGATCGTAAAAACTTTTTGGGTCGCAATCGTGTTATTGCTGGATTGAGTGAAGCGACTGTGGTCATTGAAAGTGCAGAAAAAGGAGGCTCTCTGGTCACTGCAGACCTGGCCAGTGGATACAATCGAGAGGTTTTTGCTGTTCCAGGTCGAGTGAATGATAAATATGCCTCAGGTTGTAATAGTCTGATCAAACAAAGCAAGGCACATTTACTTACCACCGCAGCAGATATTCCATATATACTAGGCTGGCAACAAAATGAAGTGGCCGTTCAAAAGCAATTATTTGTGGAGCTGGACAAAGATGAAAGAGCCATCTATACCGTACTCAAAGAACAAGAAAAGGAATTGCTGGATATTATTGCGCTACAGGTGCACATGCCGGTTCACAAAGTAGCCTCTTTGCTGATGTCCATGGAGCTTAAAGGTGTGGTGAAGCCATTGCCGGGCAAACTGTTTATGTTGACCTGA
- a CDS encoding peptidoglycan DD-metalloendopeptidase family protein: MAFKNLLDPRYASQDYFPMDLSIHNPYWDENDVSDIAVMEKYLKDHRHQTGRFVAHGGYKEQRALYRKSARFQDGAVRDVHMGIDLWAPAGTSVHAIMDGKIHSFSDNDDAGNYGPTLILEHDYNDGKLYSLYGHLSRSDMQAWEIGVRFRESEQIATLGTPQENGGYSPHLHFQLMTTMQEYRGDFPGVLAEGDLKAFETIILNPNPFIFG; encoded by the coding sequence ATGGCATTCAAAAACCTTCTCGATCCACGATATGCATCTCAGGACTATTTCCCTATGGATCTCTCCATCCACAATCCGTATTGGGATGAAAATGATGTGAGTGATATTGCCGTGATGGAAAAATATCTTAAGGATCATCGCCATCAAACAGGCAGATTTGTTGCCCACGGCGGCTACAAAGAACAGCGAGCGTTGTATCGCAAATCTGCGAGATTTCAGGATGGAGCGGTGCGCGACGTCCATATGGGAATTGACCTATGGGCGCCAGCTGGCACCAGTGTTCACGCGATTATGGATGGAAAAATTCATTCTTTTTCAGACAATGACGACGCTGGGAATTATGGACCAACACTAATTTTAGAGCACGATTACAATGATGGCAAGTTGTACAGCCTTTATGGCCACCTTTCTAGATCTGATATGCAAGCGTGGGAAATTGGAGTTCGCTTTCGCGAAAGCGAACAAATTGCAACTCTAGGCACACCACAAGAAAACGGTGGTTACTCGCCACATCTACATTTTCAATTGATGACTACCATGCAGGAGTATCGTGGTGATTTTCCTGGAGTCCTTGCCGAAGGTGATCTCAAGGCTTTTGAAACCATCATTTTGAACCCCAATCCTTTTATTTTTGGGTAA
- a CDS encoding 3-oxoacid CoA-transferase subunit B, with amino-acid sequence MLDKIGIAKRIAQEVKDGYYVNLGIGIPTLVANYVPEGIDVEFQSENGVLGMGPFPFEGEEDADVINAGKQTITTLPGASFFDSATSFGMIRGQHVDLTILGAMEVAENGDIANWKIPGKIVKGMGGAMDLVASAENIIVAMMHTNRAGESKLLKKCSLPLTGVNCITKVVSNMAVIEITDQGFKLLERAPGVTVQEIQAATEGTLIVEGDIPEMVI; translated from the coding sequence ATGTTAGATAAAATAGGCATCGCAAAAAGAATCGCGCAAGAAGTGAAAGACGGTTACTACGTCAATCTAGGTATTGGTATACCAACTCTAGTGGCAAACTATGTTCCAGAAGGTATCGATGTAGAGTTCCAGTCAGAAAACGGCGTGTTGGGAATGGGACCTTTTCCCTTTGAAGGTGAGGAAGATGCAGATGTCATCAACGCAGGAAAGCAAACCATCACCACATTGCCAGGCGCAAGTTTCTTTGATAGCGCAACCAGTTTTGGGATGATACGTGGTCAGCATGTTGACCTCACCATTTTGGGCGCCATGGAGGTAGCCGAAAATGGTGATATCGCCAATTGGAAAATCCCAGGTAAAATTGTCAAGGGAATGGGCGGCGCCATGGATCTTGTCGCCAGCGCAGAAAATATCATTGTTGCCATGATGCATACCAATCGCGCCGGCGAGTCAAAGCTGCTTAAAAAATGCAGTTTACCGCTTACAGGTGTCAATTGCATCACTAAAGTTGTTTCTAACATGGCCGTCATTGAAATAACAGACCAAGGTTTCAAACTGCTAGAAAGAGCACCTGGCGTCACCGTTCAGGAGATTCAAGCAGCTACCGAAGGTACACTTATCGTAGAAGGCGACATCCCAGAAATGGTCATCTAA
- a CDS encoding CoA transferase subunit A — MIYRTVASVKEALAGVKSGMTLMVGGFGLSGIPENSIAQLVELGVSDLTCISNNAGVDDFGLGLLLQGKQIKKMISSYVGENDEFERQMLSGELEVELIPQGTLAERCRAAQSGIPAFYTPAGYRTEVAEGKEERVFNNKPHILEYAFKADFAFVKAWKGDTAGNLIFKGTARNFNPVMCGAASITVAEVEELVPAGALDPNQIHIPGIFVKRIFQGEKYEKRIEQRTVRSKN, encoded by the coding sequence ATGATTTATAGAACAGTAGCAAGTGTGAAAGAAGCACTAGCTGGCGTAAAGAGTGGTATGACATTGATGGTTGGTGGATTTGGTTTATCAGGAATTCCAGAGAACAGCATTGCTCAATTAGTGGAGTTGGGAGTCAGTGATCTGACCTGCATTTCCAACAATGCTGGAGTCGATGATTTTGGACTAGGGTTGTTATTGCAGGGCAAACAAATCAAGAAAATGATCTCGTCTTACGTGGGCGAGAACGACGAGTTTGAGCGCCAGATGCTTAGCGGTGAACTGGAAGTAGAATTGATCCCACAAGGAACGCTGGCCGAGCGTTGCCGCGCCGCACAATCAGGAATTCCTGCCTTCTACACACCAGCAGGCTACAGAACAGAAGTAGCCGAAGGAAAAGAAGAGCGAGTCTTTAATAACAAACCTCATATTCTAGAGTACGCTTTTAAGGCAGATTTTGCTTTTGTCAAAGCATGGAAAGGAGACACCGCAGGAAACCTAATTTTTAAAGGAACCGCTAGAAACTTCAATCCAGTCATGTGTGGCGCTGCCAGCATTACCGTGGCTGAGGTAGAAGAACTAGTTCCCGCAGGTGCGCTTGATCCCAACCAGATCCACATTCCCGGAATTTTTGTCAAACGCATTTTTCAAGGTGAGAAGTATGAAAAGCGTATTGAACAGAGAACGGTTAGAAGCAAAAATTAA
- a CDS encoding ferredoxin--NADP reductase codes for MVFHELRIEQVTKVTSRAVEIIFEIPGSLQEEFQYQAGQYLTLKATIDGNEVRRAYSISSAPDDDQLKVVVKTVDLGVFSNYAMKLRAGDTLEVAPPDGLFIHEKQEKGIFLMVAAGSGITPIMSILKTALAGDADNKVALIYGNQSESQAIYLEQLNDLKDQYGERFTLKYCFSREERQDALFGRITKGNLNYFLKNDCEGFAFAKAYLCGPEEMIQMTQLNLIEKGLLAEENIKFELFTSTESDVEITEDSHLSEITVILDDETHTFTMRRDEVMLDVMLKNDIDAPYSCQGGICSSCIALIEEGDVKMRKNSILTDEEISDGFTLTCQACPTSAKVNVNFDEV; via the coding sequence ATGGTTTTTCACGAATTACGCATTGAACAAGTCACTAAGGTTACTTCTAGAGCCGTTGAAATTATTTTTGAAATCCCTGGCAGTCTCCAGGAAGAATTCCAATATCAGGCAGGTCAGTATTTGACGCTTAAAGCCACGATTGATGGCAATGAGGTGCGTCGCGCCTACTCCATAAGCAGTGCTCCAGACGACGACCAATTAAAGGTGGTGGTCAAGACGGTAGATTTGGGTGTTTTCTCAAATTACGCCATGAAACTGCGTGCTGGCGATACCTTAGAAGTAGCGCCGCCAGATGGGTTGTTCATTCATGAGAAGCAGGAAAAGGGAATCTTTTTGATGGTTGCTGCCGGTAGCGGCATTACACCTATCATGTCTATATTGAAGACCGCACTCGCTGGCGATGCTGACAATAAAGTGGCATTGATTTATGGGAATCAATCAGAAAGTCAGGCCATTTATCTGGAACAGCTCAATGACCTTAAAGATCAGTACGGCGAGCGATTTACGTTGAAATACTGTTTCAGTCGTGAGGAGCGTCAGGATGCCTTGTTTGGTAGAATAACTAAAGGCAACTTGAACTATTTCCTGAAGAATGATTGTGAAGGGTTCGCTTTCGCGAAAGCGTACTTATGCGGCCCTGAAGAGATGATCCAAATGACCCAACTCAACCTCATAGAAAAGGGATTGCTCGCTGAGGAGAACATCAAATTTGAACTATTCACATCAACCGAAAGTGATGTGGAAATTACCGAGGACAGTCACCTATCTGAAATTACCGTCATCCTGGATGACGAGACGCATACGTTTACCATGCGACGCGATGAGGTCATGCTGGACGTGATGCTAAAAAATGATATTGATGCACCATACTCGTGTCAAGGTGGTATCTGTTCCAGCTGTATAGCTCTCATTGAAGAAGGAGACGTCAAAATGCGCAAGAACTCCATTTTGACAGATGAGGAAATCAGCGATGGCTTTACGCTCACTTGTCAGGCTTGTCCTACCAGCGCAAAAGTCAATGTAAACTTTGACGAGGTTTAA